Proteins co-encoded in one Synechococcus elongatus PCC 6301 genomic window:
- a CDS encoding hydantoinase B/oxoprolinase family protein, which produces MPAPVANGSQWQFWIDRGGTFTDIVAQHPDGRLTAHKLLSENPDRYEDAVLQGIRDCLGLQAEDPLPIEAIAAVKMGTTVATNALLERKGDRTVLLITQGFGDALRIGYQNRPNIFARIIQQPEPLYDRVIEVSERVSASGEILQPLTELEIIRQQLQQAKDQGCTACAIALMHGYRYPQHEQQLAAIATELGFTQISVSHQVSPLQRLIARGDTTVADAYLSPVLRRYVGRIGQALCPNGQGPQLLFMQSNGGLATASAFSGKDSILSGPAGGMVGAIAVSQRAGCDRLISFDMGGTSTDVAHYAGELERVYQTEIAGVRLQVPLLDIHTVAAGGGSILRFQDGRLQVGPESAGAHPGPKGYGQGGPLTITDANIQVGKLQPQFFPAVFGATGDRSLDAEAVNLAFQELATTIAQQTGRSYQPEQLAEQFLAIALDNMANAIKKVSWQRGRDLSDYWLCCFGAAGGQHACRLAELLGLRRILIHPFAGVLSAYGMGLADRRALQQVSIEQILSEETLATLENQAIALSQRALEQLKADGDADLTEVTLLRSLQLRYQGTDSALLVSWAEDAAAITALFEQAYQQRYGFVQPDRPLVIAALQGEAIGRMPAAALPESQPTRSGLPPIKATVPMFSGDRWHDTPVYDRQTLQTGDRILGPALILEPTGTNVIEHGWAASLNSFGDLLLEAVELPQRDWSAAATAPVDPALLEIFNNLFQAIAEQMGVTLQSTASSVNIKERLDFSCALFNAAGELIANAPHIPVHLGSMGDSVRSLIDRVGTDLQPGDVYALNNPYAGGTHLPDITVITPVFLAGQTKPQFFVASRGHHADIGGLTPGSMPAQSQSIDQEGILFDGLLLVRQGQFRETTIRDRLSQSPYPARNPDQNLADLQAQIAANATGQQLLIQAVEQFTLPTVLAYMQHVQDNAEQAVRQAIRQLAAEHPGQATCVCPLDDGCQIQVTVTLDRDRGEAQLDLTGTSPQQPNNFNAPAAIARAVVLYVFRCLVDHPIPLNAGCLRPLTIQIPDRSLLNPQAPAAVVAGNVETSQAIADALWGALGVLAASQGTMNNFSFGSDRYQYYETIAGGAGAGKEGAGASVVQTHMTNSRLTDPEVLESRFPVLLEEFSIRRGSGGAGHYAGGDGATRRLQFLEPMTATILSSRRQVAPFGLAGGGAGQTGENRLIRADGSQEILPSTVEVTLSAGDRLEILTPGGGGYGTG; this is translated from the coding sequence ATGCCCGCTCCGGTCGCCAATGGCAGTCAATGGCAGTTTTGGATCGATCGCGGCGGCACCTTCACTGACATTGTGGCCCAGCATCCTGATGGCAGGTTAACGGCGCACAAACTGCTGTCTGAGAACCCCGATCGCTACGAGGATGCCGTGCTGCAAGGCATTCGGGATTGTTTGGGATTGCAGGCTGAAGATCCACTTCCCATCGAGGCGATCGCCGCAGTCAAGATGGGCACGACCGTCGCCACCAATGCGCTGCTGGAACGGAAGGGCGATCGCACCGTGCTGCTGATCACCCAGGGTTTTGGCGATGCGCTGCGAATTGGCTACCAGAATCGGCCCAACATTTTTGCGCGGATCATCCAGCAACCGGAGCCACTCTACGATCGCGTGATTGAAGTGTCGGAGCGGGTCAGTGCCAGCGGTGAGATTCTGCAACCGTTGACGGAGCTGGAGATCATCCGTCAGCAACTCCAACAGGCAAAAGACCAAGGCTGCACCGCCTGCGCGATCGCCTTGATGCATGGCTACCGCTATCCCCAGCACGAACAACAACTGGCTGCGATCGCGACAGAATTGGGGTTTACACAAATTTCCGTCTCGCACCAAGTCAGCCCCCTGCAGCGGTTGATTGCGCGGGGTGATACGACTGTAGCCGATGCCTATCTTTCGCCGGTGCTGCGTCGCTATGTCGGTCGCATTGGTCAGGCGCTATGTCCAAATGGGCAAGGGCCACAACTGCTATTCATGCAGTCGAACGGTGGGCTAGCCACAGCTTCTGCCTTCAGTGGCAAAGACAGCATTCTCTCAGGGCCAGCGGGCGGTATGGTCGGCGCGATCGCGGTCAGTCAGCGAGCTGGTTGCGATCGCCTGATCAGCTTTGACATGGGCGGCACCTCCACGGATGTGGCCCACTACGCGGGTGAACTGGAGCGGGTTTATCAGACTGAAATTGCCGGCGTCCGTCTTCAGGTGCCGCTACTGGATATTCACACCGTGGCGGCGGGCGGCGGCTCGATTTTGCGTTTTCAAGATGGTCGCTTGCAGGTGGGGCCAGAGTCAGCAGGGGCGCATCCCGGTCCGAAGGGCTACGGACAGGGTGGGCCGTTAACCATCACTGATGCCAACATCCAAGTCGGAAAACTACAGCCGCAATTTTTCCCAGCCGTTTTTGGTGCAACTGGCGATCGCTCCTTGGATGCAGAAGCTGTCAATCTGGCGTTTCAGGAGTTGGCCACCACGATCGCCCAGCAGACAGGCCGCTCCTACCAGCCTGAACAGTTGGCTGAGCAGTTTCTGGCGATCGCTCTCGACAACATGGCCAACGCCATCAAAAAAGTGTCGTGGCAGCGCGGGCGCGATCTTAGCGATTACTGGCTCTGCTGCTTTGGGGCAGCCGGAGGTCAGCACGCTTGCCGCTTGGCGGAATTGTTGGGACTGCGGCGGATTCTGATCCATCCCTTTGCGGGCGTCCTCTCCGCCTACGGCATGGGCTTGGCCGATCGCCGAGCCTTGCAGCAGGTGAGCATCGAGCAAATTTTGAGTGAGGAAACCTTAGCCACCCTGGAGAATCAGGCGATCGCCCTCAGTCAACGCGCTCTGGAGCAACTCAAGGCAGATGGCGATGCGGATCTGACGGAAGTGACTCTGCTGCGATCGCTGCAGTTGCGCTATCAGGGCACGGATTCGGCGCTACTGGTGTCTTGGGCGGAGGATGCCGCAGCAATTACCGCTCTGTTTGAGCAGGCCTATCAGCAACGCTACGGCTTTGTGCAACCCGATCGCCCTTTGGTGATTGCCGCCCTGCAAGGAGAAGCGATCGGACGAATGCCAGCGGCGGCATTACCCGAGTCTCAGCCGACGCGATCGGGACTACCGCCGATCAAAGCCACGGTGCCCATGTTCAGCGGCGATCGCTGGCACGACACGCCAGTGTATGACCGGCAGACGTTGCAAACGGGCGATCGCATTCTGGGGCCAGCGCTGATTCTGGAGCCAACCGGCACCAACGTGATCGAACACGGATGGGCTGCCAGCCTCAATTCCTTTGGTGATCTGCTATTGGAGGCGGTGGAACTGCCGCAGCGCGATTGGTCAGCCGCCGCAACCGCTCCTGTCGATCCAGCACTGCTGGAGATTTTCAACAATCTGTTTCAGGCGATCGCCGAGCAAATGGGTGTGACCCTACAAAGCACCGCTAGCTCCGTCAACATCAAGGAACGCCTCGACTTTTCCTGCGCACTTTTCAACGCAGCAGGCGAACTGATTGCCAATGCGCCCCACATTCCGGTGCATCTCGGCTCGATGGGCGATAGCGTCCGCAGTTTGATCGATCGCGTCGGCACTGATCTTCAGCCTGGCGATGTCTATGCCCTCAATAATCCCTACGCGGGCGGCACTCACCTACCGGATATCACGGTGATTACGCCGGTTTTTCTAGCGGGTCAGACTAAGCCCCAGTTTTTTGTCGCCAGTCGCGGGCACCATGCCGATATCGGTGGTTTGACGCCGGGATCAATGCCGGCACAGAGTCAATCGATCGATCAGGAAGGCATTTTGTTCGATGGCTTGCTGTTAGTGCGGCAAGGGCAATTTCGCGAAACGACCATTCGCGATCGCCTCAGCCAGTCGCCCTATCCGGCGCGGAATCCTGACCAGAATTTGGCGGATCTTCAGGCGCAAATTGCTGCCAATGCCACGGGTCAACAACTCCTAATCCAAGCCGTTGAGCAGTTCACGCTGCCTACTGTTTTGGCCTATATGCAGCATGTGCAAGACAACGCTGAGCAAGCGGTGCGTCAAGCCATCCGTCAACTGGCGGCGGAACATCCGGGTCAAGCGACCTGTGTTTGCCCCCTCGATGATGGTTGCCAGATTCAAGTCACCGTGACGCTCGATCGCGATCGCGGCGAAGCCCAACTCGATCTCACGGGCACCTCACCTCAGCAACCGAATAATTTCAATGCCCCAGCAGCGATCGCCCGTGCCGTCGTGCTCTACGTTTTTCGCTGTCTTGTCGATCATCCGATTCCGCTTAATGCCGGTTGTCTGCGACCCCTGACGATTCAGATCCCCGATCGCAGTCTGCTCAATCCGCAAGCTCCGGCTGCCGTGGTTGCCGGTAATGTTGAAACCTCGCAGGCGATCGCGGATGCGCTGTGGGGCGCGTTGGGGGTGCTGGCTGCTAGCCAAGGCACGATGAATAACTTCAGTTTTGGCAGCGATCGCTATCAGTATTACGAGACGATCGCGGGCGGTGCGGGGGCAGGCAAAGAAGGGGCAGGTGCGTCGGTAGTACAAACCCACATGACCAACTCTCGCCTCACCGATCCCGAGGTGCTGGAGTCGCGTTTTCCAGTGCTGCTGGAGGAGTTTTCGATTCGGCGCGGTAGTGGTGGCGCGGGTCACTATGCCGGTGGCGATGGCGCAACTCGTCGTCTGCAGTTCTTGGAGCCGATGACTGCCACGATTCTCAGCAGTCGTCGCCAAGTCGCGCCTTTTGGTTTAGCGGGGGGAGGCGCTGGCCAAACGGGTGAAAATCGCTTGATTCGGGCTGATGGCAGCCAAGAAATTCTGCCAAGCACCGTGGAAGTAACCCTCTCAGCGGGCGATCGCCTTGAAATCCTTACGCCCGGTGGTGGCGGCTACGGCACTGGTTGA
- a CDS encoding J domain-containing protein — translation MKRVTDPSRVEALLAELRQEFDRLRQEQERGRDLRSLLRAVSVDDLAQTLYQSLDPQQLKRLQRRLESYQCQEEGWDELERDIEKLVPLPWTLIRQFILGLAQQKFSMVHTPEELAACLADEYAVRLDLRQKTDWFRAWALLRYGLSAGTALNNPPHSIHQFVEQAMQFGAQQRRSRSQQTQQQYQPPRDRQAAKQPSSNAEIPAAATVLGLPWPTTLQELKASYRRLAKANHPDLGGDPDRFQQIQLAYEELRSVMQ, via the coding sequence GTGAAGCGAGTGACCGATCCCAGCCGAGTCGAAGCCCTGCTGGCCGAATTGCGGCAGGAATTTGACCGCCTCCGCCAAGAACAGGAGCGCGGTCGCGATTTGCGATCGCTGTTGCGGGCAGTCTCAGTCGACGATCTGGCGCAGACGCTCTATCAGTCGCTTGATCCGCAGCAACTAAAGCGACTGCAGCGCCGACTCGAAAGCTATCAATGTCAAGAAGAGGGATGGGACGAGCTAGAGCGAGACATTGAAAAGTTAGTGCCGCTGCCTTGGACGCTGATTCGGCAGTTCATTTTGGGGCTGGCTCAGCAAAAGTTTTCGATGGTGCATACACCCGAGGAGCTAGCAGCTTGCTTGGCCGATGAGTATGCAGTACGGCTTGATTTGCGCCAAAAGACCGATTGGTTTCGGGCTTGGGCACTCCTTCGCTACGGCCTCAGTGCGGGTACGGCGCTGAACAATCCGCCCCACAGCATCCACCAGTTTGTCGAGCAGGCGATGCAGTTTGGGGCGCAGCAACGGCGATCGCGATCGCAGCAAACCCAACAGCAGTATCAACCTCCTCGCGATCGCCAAGCTGCTAAGCAGCCCTCATCCAACGCTGAGATTCCAGCGGCAGCCACGGTTCTAGGCTTGCCTTGGCCGACTACCCTGCAAGAACTAAAAGCCTCCTATCGCCGCCTAGCCAAAGCAAATCACCCGGATCTGGGAGGTGATCCCGATCGCTTCCAACAAATTCAGTTGGCCTACGAAGAACTGCGATCGGTAATGCAGTAG
- a CDS encoding cupin domain-containing protein — MQKKSKFFLGLLGVITCFVLIGSFCLPSLAQTQTWRSLSNVVWGKDLPAFSYPFSKTPLVDYDGGVTKQVGTYNFPVSKGMAGVYMTLKPGAIRELHWHANAAEWAYVIEGRTRVTLTNPDGQVQIADVDQGGLWYFPRGWGHSIEGIGPGTAKFLLVFNDGTFSEGATFSITDWLSHTPISWVQQNFGWSQDEVEKLPKKQVYISRYNPEVKPLDKTQSRNPKVSRIVLPYTHNLLAEKPRTSQAGNTLKLASAKEFPASFNMAGALLRLEPGAMRQLHWHPNADEWQYVLNGSMDLAVFASEGKASMSRLQKGDVGYVPKGYGHALRNSSDQPLDVLIVFNDGDYQSIDLNDWIMSNPNTVLDDVFQLSPQLLDKLPKESEILIPRS, encoded by the coding sequence ATGCAAAAAAAGTCTAAGTTTTTTCTGGGTTTGTTAGGCGTCATCACCTGTTTTGTCCTGATAGGTAGTTTCTGTTTGCCCTCATTGGCACAAACACAAACTTGGCGATCGCTTTCCAATGTTGTCTGGGGAAAAGACCTCCCTGCCTTTAGCTACCCATTCAGCAAGACGCCACTTGTGGACTACGACGGTGGCGTGACTAAACAAGTGGGAACCTATAACTTTCCTGTTAGCAAAGGAATGGCTGGGGTCTACATGACTCTGAAGCCTGGAGCGATCCGAGAATTACATTGGCATGCCAATGCTGCAGAGTGGGCCTACGTCATTGAAGGACGAACACGAGTCACACTGACAAATCCAGACGGACAAGTTCAGATCGCCGATGTTGATCAAGGGGGGCTCTGGTATTTTCCCCGCGGCTGGGGTCATAGTATCGAGGGAATAGGCCCTGGTACTGCCAAGTTTCTGTTGGTTTTTAACGACGGCACTTTCTCAGAAGGAGCGACTTTCAGCATCACAGACTGGCTCTCCCACACACCGATTTCTTGGGTTCAGCAAAACTTTGGCTGGAGTCAAGATGAAGTTGAAAAACTTCCCAAAAAACAAGTTTATATCTCTCGCTATAACCCAGAGGTTAAGCCACTGGATAAAACACAATCTAGAAACCCTAAAGTTTCTAGGATCGTTCTCCCTTATACCCATAATCTTTTGGCTGAAAAGCCACGCACAAGTCAGGCTGGTAATACACTCAAGCTGGCAAGTGCTAAAGAGTTTCCTGCGAGCTTCAACATGGCAGGAGCTCTATTGCGATTAGAGCCCGGTGCAATGCGCCAATTGCACTGGCATCCGAATGCCGATGAATGGCAATACGTCCTCAATGGATCGATGGATCTAGCCGTTTTTGCCTCTGAAGGAAAAGCGAGTATGAGCCGTCTACAGAAGGGTGATGTCGGCTACGTTCCTAAAGGCTATGGGCACGCGCTGCGCAATAGCTCTGATCAACCGCTAGATGTTCTCATTGTCTTTAATGATGGCGACTATCAAAGTATTGATCTCAACGACTGGATTATGAGTAATCCCAATACTGTGCTGGATGATGTCTTTCAGCTTTCTCCGCAGTTGTTAGATAAGCTGCCTAAAGAAAGTGAGATTCTGATTCCTCGTAGCTAA
- a CDS encoding c-type cytochrome encodes MNEALNPKIKMSKQKWAVRLAVIALVLAFWQVLSLSSPARSRELKTLSLAPVCSVKLQDPKVTWQLPEDVEGGLLQKNFNVVQRAVDLFAWQEFIALNWPAKVGDRGQPDIAAILAKAGPRVWETWKEASEVYLPNSALPQAWNRGPALPDEVAPSGATKVLFRTSKVDEVLSDQFQPTKADGALPGTLTDQRGNLVRYEIRMNKTLFDYVVDNKLYQAEQQANFPNLSAPVGSILLKAAWREVLPKERDRFYTVPAYVKDIEGDRYQEKLMGLVGFHLMTKTASAPQWIWSTYEQIDNVEGLHPSFFNPDCPNCLKNQQTQPQVPNQITRETPIPAVDPDCSQKSVAIDNIAALNRAMQKGLGDSVWRHYQLINTQWPVPSPQPSSPPTVFKVLPPILANTTMESYIQKSSSCMGCHAIARTTNTQQYRSADFSFTFAEARPVLKNPQIIAPPKSPNTKWDRENWNSILRGYLIANKTYETLPQYVPQAKLHCASCHLNVGANPTASSWFGMIKKYQYPETDDLQKRINSCFEHSLNGLPLPLEKYNPEAQALITYMQWLDQQAAQSKITLPKTAYPDIQKLAGNPKQGQEIFQQKCAFCHELNGAGRYGSNTYYRPALWGDQSFNRLAGLAQPETLAKFLKSNMPYQFGGNLTDQEAWDLATFIDRQPRPQGPYKAPKT; translated from the coding sequence TTGAATGAAGCATTGAACCCAAAGATCAAAATGTCAAAACAAAAATGGGCCGTTCGTCTAGCTGTTATTGCTCTGGTTTTGGCCTTTTGGCAGGTTTTATCGCTATCATCCCCTGCTCGATCCCGTGAACTAAAAACGCTCAGCCTTGCTCCAGTTTGTTCAGTCAAACTGCAAGATCCTAAAGTCACGTGGCAACTGCCAGAAGACGTCGAAGGAGGCTTGTTACAGAAAAACTTTAATGTTGTTCAGCGAGCTGTGGATCTCTTTGCTTGGCAAGAGTTTATTGCTCTAAATTGGCCTGCAAAGGTAGGCGATCGCGGTCAACCGGATATTGCAGCAATCCTTGCGAAGGCTGGCCCTCGCGTTTGGGAGACTTGGAAAGAAGCCAGCGAAGTCTACCTGCCCAATAGCGCACTCCCTCAAGCCTGGAATCGCGGGCCAGCTCTGCCTGATGAAGTGGCCCCATCTGGAGCAACAAAGGTTCTCTTTAGGACTAGTAAGGTTGACGAGGTGTTGAGTGATCAATTCCAACCAACTAAAGCTGATGGTGCTTTGCCTGGAACTTTAACGGATCAAAGAGGAAATCTTGTTCGCTACGAGATTCGTATGAACAAGACTCTATTTGATTATGTTGTTGACAACAAACTCTATCAGGCAGAACAGCAGGCGAACTTCCCTAATCTCTCTGCTCCGGTAGGATCGATTCTTCTCAAAGCAGCTTGGCGAGAAGTCTTGCCGAAAGAGCGCGATCGCTTCTATACAGTGCCAGCCTACGTGAAAGATATCGAGGGTGATCGCTACCAAGAAAAGCTCATGGGTTTGGTAGGCTTTCATCTCATGACGAAGACGGCCAGTGCTCCCCAGTGGATTTGGAGTACCTATGAACAGATCGATAACGTGGAGGGTTTGCATCCTTCCTTCTTTAACCCTGATTGCCCCAACTGCCTCAAAAATCAGCAAACGCAGCCACAAGTACCCAATCAAATTACTCGTGAAACTCCTATCCCTGCGGTTGACCCTGACTGCAGTCAAAAATCAGTCGCGATCGATAACATTGCTGCCCTGAACCGAGCCATGCAAAAGGGTCTAGGTGATTCAGTTTGGCGGCACTATCAGTTGATTAATACGCAATGGCCTGTCCCTTCACCGCAACCCTCTAGCCCTCCAACCGTCTTTAAGGTATTGCCGCCTATTTTGGCAAACACAACGATGGAGAGCTATATCCAGAAAAGTTCCTCTTGCATGGGTTGCCATGCGATCGCTCGAACGACTAATACGCAGCAATATCGATCTGCAGATTTTAGTTTTACCTTTGCTGAAGCACGGCCAGTCCTCAAAAACCCTCAAATTATTGCTCCTCCTAAGTCTCCCAACACAAAATGGGATCGGGAGAACTGGAATAGCATTTTGCGAGGCTATCTAATTGCGAATAAAACCTATGAAACACTGCCCCAGTATGTTCCTCAGGCGAAACTTCACTGTGCTAGCTGCCATCTCAATGTTGGGGCAAATCCTACGGCCTCCTCTTGGTTTGGGATGATCAAAAAGTATCAATATCCAGAAACAGATGATTTGCAGAAGAGAATTAATTCCTGCTTTGAGCATAGCCTCAACGGCTTGCCGCTACCGTTGGAGAAATATAATCCAGAAGCTCAAGCTCTGATTACATATATGCAGTGGCTAGATCAGCAAGCTGCTCAGTCTAAAATTACGCTGCCTAAAACAGCTTATCCAGATATTCAGAAGCTCGCTGGAAATCCAAAGCAGGGTCAAGAAATTTTTCAGCAGAAGTGTGCGTTTTGTCATGAGTTGAATGGTGCAGGCCGCTATGGAAGTAACACCTACTATCGACCTGCGCTGTGGGGTGATCAATCCTTTAATCGCTTGGCTGGGTTAGCACAGCCGGAGACTTTGGCAAAATTCCTGAAGTCGAATATGCCCTATCAGTTTGGGGGAAACTTGACAGATCAGGAAGCCTGGGATTTAGCCACTTTTATCGATCGTCAGCCTCGCCCACAAGGCCCCTACAAAGCGCCGAAGACTTAA
- the hypD gene encoding hydrogenase formation protein HypD — protein MRYVQEFRQAAAVQAWVEAIAQRVTRPWTLMEVCGGQTHSIVRYGLDTLLPEGVTLLHGPGCPVCVTPGSVIDQAIAIAQDPQVIICSFGDMVRVPGERQQSLQQARAAGAQVQIVYSPLDAVAIAAKNPDRQVVFLAVGFETTAPATALAIAQAQQQQLTNFSVLLSHVRVAPAMTQLLADPDCRIQGFLAAGHVCTVAGLAEYPAIANRYHVPIAITGFEPVDILQGIYACLDQLESGRSEVVNCYGRAVQEAGNLAAQQWVERVFAIADQDWRSLGTIPEGGLEFQPEFKSFDAHCRFAITGAIALTSVNDCISGLVLQGQKQPCDCPAFGRTCTPEKPLGAPMVSSEGACAAYYRYRRTQVMN, from the coding sequence GTGCGCTACGTCCAGGAGTTTCGGCAGGCGGCAGCCGTGCAAGCGTGGGTAGAAGCGATCGCGCAACGGGTAACGCGACCTTGGACGCTGATGGAAGTTTGCGGCGGCCAGACCCACAGCATCGTTCGCTATGGCCTCGATACTTTGCTGCCCGAGGGGGTGACGCTGCTGCATGGCCCCGGTTGTCCGGTCTGTGTGACGCCCGGCTCGGTGATTGATCAGGCAATCGCGATCGCCCAAGATCCGCAAGTCATAATCTGTAGCTTCGGCGATATGGTACGGGTTCCCGGCGAACGCCAGCAGAGTTTACAGCAAGCCCGTGCCGCTGGTGCTCAGGTGCAGATTGTCTATAGTCCACTGGATGCTGTTGCGATCGCAGCTAAAAACCCCGATCGCCAAGTGGTTTTTCTCGCGGTCGGCTTTGAAACAACAGCTCCCGCAACTGCTCTCGCGATCGCCCAAGCCCAGCAACAACAGCTCACCAACTTTTCGGTGTTGCTGTCTCATGTCCGCGTGGCTCCGGCGATGACACAGTTACTCGCTGATCCAGATTGCCGGATTCAAGGCTTTCTGGCGGCGGGTCATGTTTGTACAGTCGCTGGTTTAGCGGAATATCCGGCGATCGCTAATCGCTATCATGTCCCGATCGCGATTACTGGCTTTGAACCAGTCGATATTTTGCAGGGCATTTACGCCTGTCTGGATCAACTAGAATCCGGCCGCTCTGAAGTCGTGAATTGCTACGGTCGCGCTGTTCAAGAAGCTGGAAATTTAGCCGCTCAGCAGTGGGTAGAACGGGTGTTTGCGATCGCCGATCAAGACTGGCGCAGCCTGGGCACAATTCCCGAGGGAGGGCTGGAATTCCAGCCTGAATTTAAGTCGTTTGATGCCCATTGTCGTTTTGCAATCACTGGCGCGATCGCGCTCACATCAGTCAATGACTGCATCAGCGGTTTGGTTCTTCAAGGCCAGAAACAACCCTGTGACTGTCCGGCTTTTGGTCGCACTTGTACTCCAGAAAAACCTCTAGGTGCGCCAATGGTTTCCAGCGAGGGAGCTTGCGCTGCATACTATCGCTATCGCCGCACTCAAGTCATGAATTGA
- a CDS encoding dihydroorotate dehydrogenase-like protein: MDLSMDYLGLKLRSPLVVGAAAPLSERTEQLPALEAAGASAIVLHSLFEEQVEAEHQAVWQQLEVGSHHYAESLTYAPEPAWFPIGPVHYLRQIEKAKAQVQIPIIASLNGTSDNGWVDYARRIEGAGADALELNLYALPVDPNQSGAEVEAQYLRVVEQVRAATQLPLAVKLSPFFSSPGHMIRQFAQAGAQAIVLFNRFYQPDIDIESLDVVPRLILSNPQDQRLPLHWIALLYGQVPVDFAATGGIQRADDVIRMVMAGAATTQIVGALLRHGPDVLQRIEADLKTWLAEHDCPALSLLQGCMSQQSCPAPDRFERVQYLRSLQSGTWAVPEVFPGG; encoded by the coding sequence ATGGACCTGAGCATGGATTACCTGGGGCTGAAGTTGCGATCGCCCTTGGTGGTTGGGGCTGCTGCTCCCCTGAGTGAGCGGACGGAACAACTCCCCGCCTTAGAAGCAGCGGGAGCGAGTGCGATCGTGCTCCATTCCCTATTTGAGGAGCAGGTAGAAGCCGAGCATCAGGCCGTTTGGCAGCAGTTGGAAGTCGGCAGTCATCACTATGCAGAATCCCTGACCTATGCGCCGGAGCCCGCTTGGTTCCCGATCGGGCCGGTGCATTATCTCCGGCAGATTGAGAAGGCTAAAGCTCAAGTTCAAATCCCGATCATCGCCAGTTTGAATGGCACCAGTGATAACGGCTGGGTTGATTACGCCCGCCGAATTGAAGGTGCTGGCGCGGATGCACTGGAGCTGAACTTGTACGCGCTGCCGGTCGATCCGAATCAGAGCGGAGCGGAAGTCGAAGCCCAATATCTGCGGGTGGTTGAGCAAGTGCGGGCGGCGACGCAGTTACCGCTGGCGGTTAAGCTCAGCCCTTTTTTCAGCAGTCCCGGCCACATGATCCGGCAGTTTGCCCAAGCGGGGGCTCAGGCGATCGTGCTGTTTAACCGCTTTTATCAGCCGGATATCGACATTGAGAGTTTGGACGTCGTGCCGCGCCTGATCTTGAGTAACCCACAGGATCAACGGCTGCCGCTGCATTGGATTGCGCTGCTCTACGGACAGGTGCCGGTGGATTTTGCGGCGACGGGTGGCATTCAACGCGCTGATGATGTGATCCGCATGGTGATGGCGGGAGCAGCCACCACGCAAATTGTGGGGGCACTGTTACGCCATGGCCCCGACGTCTTGCAGCGGATTGAAGCAGACTTAAAAACGTGGCTGGCGGAGCATGATTGCCCCGCGTTGTCGCTGCTGCAAGGTTGCATGAGTCAGCAGTCCTGTCCGGCGCCCGATCGCTTTGAACGGGTGCAGTATCTGCGATCGCTGCAGAGTGGCACTTGGGCGGTGCCGGAAGTCTTCCCGGGGGGTTGA